From a region of the Gossypium raimondii isolate GPD5lz chromosome 10, ASM2569854v1, whole genome shotgun sequence genome:
- the LOC105776693 gene encoding transcription factor TCP2, which translates to MEVDEIQTQTCKFSTVGNGRNETSKIGQKGSDSNFPDDEEDGELIKRAAATAVANGGVADTIGTNSLRGWHNSSRIIRVSRASGGKDRHSKVWTSKGLRDRRVRLSVTTAIQFYDLQDRLGYDQPSKAVEWLIKAASDAIAELPSLNTSFPDTPKQLSDEKRGSGGIEQGFDSAEVELDGDPSNYQQHLSLSKSASSSTSETRKNSSLSLSRSGTRVNRVKARERARERTAKEKEGHQQQNVSPISQNSSFTELLTSGIGNVSNNNTSPSASASASAHQDPSAESDFYQKANSTARLWPVTPMDYFASGLLGPSSSRGHHSSGFPGGQIHLVNSLQQPMTTPPFTVSGENHQEMQHFSFVPNPDHLIPVATTQPGQGVDYNLNFTISSGLAGFNRGTLQSNSPFLPPHLQRFSSIDGSSPLYIGTPPVENHHHHQFTAGLDGRLQLCYGDGNRSSDQKGKGKN; encoded by the coding sequence ATGGAGGTGGATGAGATTCAGACACAAACCTGTAAGTTCTCAACAGTTGGTAATGGAAGGAATGAGACAAGCAAGATAGGTCAAAAAGGTAGTGACAGCAACTTCCCTGATGATGAGGAAGATGGAGAACTCATCAAAAGGGCTGCTGCTACTGCTGTTGCAAATGGTGGTGTAGCTGACACCATTGGTACTAATTCTCTTAGAGGTTGGCATAACTCTTCGAGGATTATTAGGGTTTCTCGAGCCTCCGGTGGGAAAGATCGGCACAGCAAGGTATGGACTTCGAAAGGGTTGAGGGACCGGCGAGTAAGGTTATCTGTCACTACAGCTATACAGTTTTATGACCTCCAAGATCGGTTGGGGTATGATCAGCCTAGTAAAGCTGTTGAGTGGCTAATTAAAGCAGCTTCTGATGCTATTGCTGAACTTCCTTCACTTAACACTTCATTCCCTGATACACCAAAGCAACTGAGTGATGAGAAAAGAGGGAGTGGGGGAATAGAACAAGGGTTTGACTCAGCTGAAGTTGAGTTAGATGGTGATCCAAGCAATTACCAACAACACCTTTCCTTGTCCAAATCAGCTTCCAGTAGCACGTCTGAGACTCGTAAGAACTCGAGTTTATCACTTTCAAGGTCTGGGACCCGTGTGAACCGTGTAAAAGCTCGGGAACGAGCTAGGGAAAGAACAGCAAAAGAAAAGGAGGGTCATCAACAACAAAATGTGAGCCCCATTTCTCAAAACTCCTCCTTTACTGAGTTGCTTACTAGTGGTATTGGAAATGTTAGCAACAATAATACTAGTCCTTCAGCATCAGCTTCAGCTTCAGCACATCAAGACCCTAGTGCGGAGTCTGATTTTTACCAAAAGGCTAATAGTACTGCTAGGCTCTGGCCAGTGACTCCAATGGATTACTTTGCCTCGGGGCTACTTGGACCATCTTCTTCAAGAGGTCATCATTCTTCAGGGTTTCCTGGAGGACAAATCCATCTAGTGAACTCTTTGCAACAACCAATGACAACACCACCATTCACCGTGTCAGGTGAAAACCATCAAGAGATGCAGCATTTCTCGTTTGTTCCAAACCCTGACCATCTCATCCCGGTGGCAACAACACAACCGGGGCAAGGGGTTGACTACAACCTCAATTTCACAATCTCTTCCGGCCTTGCTGGTTTCAATAGGGGGACCCTTCAGTCCAATTCTCCTTTTTTGCCTCCTCACCTCCAGAGGTTTTCTTCTATAGATGGATCATCACCCTTATACATTGGTACACCACCAGTGGAGAATCATCACCACCATCAATTCACGGCTGGATTAGATGGCCGCTTGCAGCTCTGCTATGGGGATGGAAACAGGAGCTCAGACCAGAAAGGAAAAGGCAAGAACTAA